One window of Thermacetogenium phaeum DSM 12270 genomic DNA carries:
- a CDS encoding chemotaxis protein CheW yields MANENVEIQLVVFRLGDEEYGVPITQVQEIIHFSKPTRVPKSPPFIEGVINLRGRVIPVIDLKKRFEVEAAQYTEEARIVVVEIHGHTVGLIVSEVSEVLRLPQACIEPPPAVIAGITANYLQGVGKLEDRLLILLDLNKILTAEEENQLVQSGEAV; encoded by the coding sequence ATGGCGAACGAAAATGTGGAAATCCAGCTCGTTGTTTTTCGGCTAGGAGACGAGGAGTACGGAGTCCCTATTACCCAGGTACAGGAAATCATTCACTTCAGCAAGCCAACCAGAGTACCTAAATCCCCGCCCTTCATTGAGGGGGTCATCAATTTGAGGGGTCGGGTAATTCCCGTCATTGACCTGAAAAAGAGATTTGAGGTGGAGGCCGCGCAGTATACCGAGGAGGCCCGGATCGTCGTCGTGGAAATCCACGGTCACACGGTCGGTTTGATCGTGAGCGAGGTTTCCGAGGTGCTGCGCCTGCCCCAGGCATGCATCGAACCGCCGCCTGCAGTTATTGCCGGGATAACGGCAAATTACCTGCAGGGGGTCGGCAAACTGGAGGACAGGCTGCTGATCCTGCTCGATTTGAACAAGATCCTGACCGCAGAAGAGGAGAATCAGCTGGTGCAGTCGGGAGAAGCGGTTTGA
- the ychF gene encoding redox-regulated ATPase YchF gives MALTCGIVGLPLVGKTTLFNVLTQSEEETSTFAGRTKTNARLARIPDERLDFLASLYHPRKVTPATLEVIDVPGLNRGAGAAFLAAVRDVDALIHVVRAFRNEAIPHVDGTLNPVRDLDTINVELFLADLQMVETRLERIAASKKVKGATLVEQAALRRCQEALEAEKPLLEAGLTEEEWKAVRSLGFLTMKPMIIVVNIDEDQMHQGHFPGEAEVWEYAATKGIPVLTICAALEAEIARLDAEERDVFLREMGIEEPGINRVARAIYRHLGLISFLTAGEDEVRAWTIKEGSTARMAAGKIHTDLERGFIRAEVVKFEDLERLGDMNKVKEKGLLRLEGKDYIVQDGDILNIRFNI, from the coding sequence ATGGCCCTGACCTGCGGTATTGTCGGGCTGCCTTTGGTCGGCAAAACCACACTTTTTAATGTCCTGACCCAATCCGAAGAGGAAACTTCGACCTTTGCCGGGCGCACCAAGACCAACGCCCGCCTGGCCCGAATCCCTGACGAGCGTCTGGACTTTTTGGCGTCGCTTTATCATCCCCGGAAGGTTACGCCGGCCACCCTGGAGGTGATCGACGTTCCCGGATTAAACCGGGGAGCAGGTGCTGCTTTCCTGGCCGCGGTGCGGGATGTGGATGCCCTGATCCACGTTGTGCGTGCCTTCCGCAACGAAGCAATTCCCCATGTTGATGGGACCCTGAACCCGGTGCGTGACCTGGATACCATCAACGTCGAGTTGTTCCTGGCCGACCTGCAGATGGTAGAGACCCGGCTGGAACGGATTGCTGCTTCCAAGAAAGTTAAGGGGGCGACGCTGGTTGAGCAGGCTGCCCTGCGCCGCTGCCAGGAGGCCCTCGAGGCGGAGAAGCCGCTGCTGGAAGCGGGGCTTACCGAAGAAGAGTGGAAGGCCGTGCGCTCCCTCGGCTTTTTAACCATGAAGCCCATGATCATCGTGGTAAATATCGACGAAGACCAGATGCATCAGGGGCACTTCCCTGGCGAGGCGGAGGTGTGGGAGTACGCCGCGACCAAAGGGATACCGGTGCTCACAATCTGTGCGGCGCTGGAGGCCGAGATCGCCCGGCTCGACGCGGAGGAAAGGGATGTGTTCCTCCGGGAGATGGGGATCGAGGAGCCGGGGATCAACAGGGTTGCCAGAGCAATTTACAGGCATCTTGGCCTGATATCCTTTCTTACTGCCGGAGAGGACGAGGTGCGCGCCTGGACCATCAAGGAGGGGTCCACCGCCCGCATGGCTGCCGGCAAGATCCATACGGATCTGGAAAGAGGTTTTATCCGGGCGGAGGTCGTTAAATTTGAGGACCTGGAAAGGCTCGGTGATATGAACAAAGTCAAAGAAAAGGGTCTGCTCAGGCTGGAGGGAAAGGACTATATCGTTCAGGATGGCGATATTCTGAATATCAGGTTCAATATCTAG
- a CDS encoding aldo/keto reductase, with amino-acid sequence MEYRELGRTGYRVSLVGFGGIPIQRIDGAEAKKVVGRALELGINFFDTARGYTDSEEKLGVALKEHRDKVIIATKSMARDREGMAADIEKSLQALGVDCIDLYQMHNIKDEETLEKVLKPDGALAALKEARDQGKIKHIGVTGHVKELLIKVVKTGEVETVQFPFNAVETNGVRELLDLATETGVGAIVMKPLAGGALSNANFALRYLLEYPVSTLIPGMDSVRQVEENAAVGSNPLPLSAAEREELQREVASLGMQFCRRCEYCLPCQQGIDIPSVFLFEGYYTRYGLKEWAVERYRALKAKPEDCLECGECEERCPYNLPIRRMLKEAAQKLG; translated from the coding sequence ATGGAGTACAGAGAACTGGGAAGAACAGGGTACAGGGTCTCTTTAGTAGGGTTTGGAGGGATTCCCATTCAAAGGATTGACGGCGCGGAAGCGAAAAAGGTGGTCGGCCGCGCTCTGGAGCTGGGCATCAATTTCTTCGATACTGCCAGGGGCTACACGGATAGTGAAGAGAAGCTGGGAGTAGCTCTGAAAGAGCACCGGGATAAGGTGATCATTGCCACGAAGTCCATGGCGCGAGACCGGGAAGGGATGGCCGCCGACATCGAGAAGAGCCTGCAGGCCCTGGGTGTGGACTGCATCGACCTCTATCAGATGCACAACATCAAAGACGAGGAGACGCTGGAGAAGGTCCTGAAGCCCGACGGGGCCTTGGCCGCTTTGAAAGAGGCCAGGGATCAGGGGAAGATTAAGCATATCGGAGTTACTGGGCATGTTAAAGAGCTGCTCATTAAGGTCGTGAAAACGGGTGAAGTGGAGACTGTGCAGTTTCCCTTCAATGCAGTCGAAACCAACGGCGTGCGGGAGCTCTTAGATCTGGCGACGGAAACCGGTGTCGGGGCGATCGTTATGAAGCCCCTGGCCGGAGGTGCGTTGAGTAACGCTAACTTTGCCCTGCGATATCTGCTGGAATATCCGGTGTCCACTCTCATTCCCGGAATGGACTCCGTACGGCAGGTAGAAGAGAATGCTGCCGTCGGAAGCAATCCCCTGCCTCTCAGCGCTGCCGAGAGGGAGGAATTGCAGCGCGAGGTGGCCAGCCTGGGGATGCAGTTCTGCAGGAGGTGCGAGTACTGCCTTCCCTGCCAGCAGGGAATCGACATCCCGTCGGTGTTTCTGTTTGAAGGCTACTACACCAGGTACGGATTAAAGGAATGGGCAGTCGAACGCTACCGTGCCTTGAAGGCCAAACCGGAGGATTGCCTCGAATGCGGTGAGTGCGAAGAGAGATGCCCTTACAACCTGCCCATCCGCCGCATGTTAAAGGAAGCGGCGCAGAAGCTCGGTTAG
- a CDS encoding alanine/glycine:cation symporter family protein, with product MEALSDIVGLLSDFVWGPWMLVLLVGTGLFLTIRLRLMQFSTLPYALQLAFSPARQDRLSTGDISHFQALMTALAATIGTGNIVGVATAVVIGGPGAVFWMWVTALVGMATKYSEAVLAVKYRVIDEKGEMAGGPMYYIERGLGWKWLAVLFALFGTVASFGIGNLVQVNSVAGAVYDTFGVPNWATGIVLAILTALVVLGGIKSIGRVAGMLVPLMAVFYILAGLYILITHVNLLPQALGLIFSEAFSKEAGFGALLGTTIRYGVARGVFSNEAGLGSAPIAAAAAKTDHPCRQALVSMSGTFLDTIVVCSITGISLVMAGLYSSIDQAQAAALTSRSFEYFLPGFGSLIVTVGLILFAYSTVLGWSYYGEKCFYYLVGYKGLLPYRLIFSITVFFGAVWQLSLVWNIADVFNGAMAIPNLIALLALSGVVVAETKEFMKIREREKL from the coding sequence ATGGAAGCATTGAGCGATATTGTCGGTCTTTTAAGCGATTTTGTTTGGGGGCCCTGGATGCTGGTCTTACTCGTTGGGACAGGCCTTTTTCTTACTATACGGCTGCGGTTGATGCAATTTTCTACCTTGCCTTACGCACTCCAACTGGCCTTTTCGCCAGCCCGGCAGGACCGCCTCTCCACAGGGGATATTTCCCATTTTCAAGCCCTGATGACCGCACTGGCTGCAACCATCGGCACCGGGAATATCGTGGGTGTGGCCACTGCCGTCGTCATCGGGGGGCCCGGTGCTGTCTTCTGGATGTGGGTGACTGCCCTCGTCGGAATGGCGACTAAGTACAGTGAGGCGGTGCTGGCTGTTAAGTACCGCGTTATCGATGAAAAGGGGGAAATGGCCGGTGGCCCCATGTACTACATCGAGCGCGGCCTGGGCTGGAAGTGGTTGGCCGTTCTGTTCGCCCTCTTTGGTACTGTGGCTTCCTTCGGTATCGGGAACCTGGTGCAGGTAAACTCTGTGGCCGGAGCAGTATACGACACCTTTGGCGTGCCCAACTGGGCTACGGGAATTGTCCTGGCCATTCTGACCGCCCTGGTCGTTCTTGGAGGTATTAAGAGCATCGGGAGAGTCGCCGGTATGCTGGTCCCCTTGATGGCCGTTTTTTACATCCTGGCAGGCCTGTATATCCTGATCACCCATGTTAATCTACTTCCTCAAGCTTTGGGGTTGATCTTTAGCGAGGCTTTCTCTAAAGAGGCGGGATTTGGCGCCCTTTTGGGCACCACAATCCGCTACGGTGTTGCTAGAGGTGTCTTTTCCAATGAGGCCGGTCTGGGTTCGGCCCCGATAGCGGCTGCCGCTGCCAAAACCGATCATCCGTGCCGGCAGGCCCTGGTCTCCATGAGCGGCACCTTTCTGGATACCATTGTTGTTTGCTCGATTACGGGCATTTCCCTGGTCATGGCTGGCCTCTATTCCTCCATTGATCAGGCGCAGGCTGCCGCCCTCACCAGCCGTTCCTTCGAATACTTTCTCCCCGGCTTCGGCAGCCTGATCGTCACGGTAGGACTCATTTTGTTCGCCTACTCCACGGTCTTGGGGTGGTCCTATTACGGGGAGAAGTGCTTCTACTATCTGGTGGGCTACAAGGGGCTGCTCCCCTACCGGCTGATCTTCAGCATCACCGTGTTTTTTGGGGCCGTCTGGCAGCTGTCGCTGGTCTGGAATATCGCCGACGTTTTCAACGGGGCGATGGCGATTCCCAACCTCATCGCTCTCTTGGCCCTCTCAGGGGTCGTTGTCGCCGAGACGAAAGAGTTCATGAAGATCCGTGAGCGGGAGAAGCTTTAG
- the upp gene encoding uracil phosphoribosyltransferase, producing MLREPVILRHPLAESCLRVLRSRETKSSEFRRALFRLGVLLAVKAAEGLNVVRETVITPLGVRALSCSVVEERLLLVPILRAGLGFVEAFLTLLPGAGVAHIGIARDEDTLKARSYLDAVPAAPDDFDHVFLLDPMLATGNSSVLALEMITAKGYREEQVTLVCALAVEQGINRVRKEFPGTQIVAASVDPGLNERAFIVPGLGDAGDRLFQAGNNVSGK from the coding sequence ATGTTGAGAGAACCCGTGATTTTAAGACATCCTCTGGCAGAAAGCTGCCTGCGGGTGCTGCGTAGCAGGGAGACCAAAAGCTCCGAATTCCGCAGGGCTTTATTCCGGTTGGGAGTGCTGCTGGCCGTTAAGGCCGCCGAAGGGCTGAATGTAGTGCGGGAGACGGTCATCACGCCTCTCGGTGTGAGGGCATTGTCTTGCTCCGTTGTTGAAGAAAGGCTGCTGCTGGTTCCCATCCTCCGGGCGGGGCTGGGATTTGTCGAAGCTTTTCTTACGCTGCTGCCTGGAGCCGGGGTTGCTCACATCGGGATTGCCCGGGACGAGGATACACTTAAGGCGCGCTCCTACCTGGACGCCGTTCCTGCTGCACCGGATGATTTTGACCATGTCTTTCTGCTCGATCCGATGTTGGCAACGGGAAACAGCAGTGTCCTGGCTTTGGAGATGATCACCGCAAAGGGTTACAGAGAAGAGCAGGTTACTCTCGTCTGTGCCCTGGCGGTGGAGCAGGGCATCAACAGGGTGCGGAAGGAGTTTCCCGGCACTCAGATCGTTGCCGCCTCTGTTGATCCCGGTCTGAATGAAAGGGCCTTTATTGTACCGGGGCTGGGAGACGCCGGTGACCGGCTTTTCCAAGCGGGAAATAATGTTTCTGGAAAGTAA
- a CDS encoding DegV family protein, which translates to MIQIITDSAADLPDELVKKHRLRIVPLTVTIDGVEYREGIDITTEEFNKKMVSSSTLPQTSQPAAASFASAFRELAPKGELICITISSKLSGTYQSACLAREMSGCDVAVFDSQAATLGQGLQVIKAAELAEKRLSRESIIEELKRYRNNMNIYILLYTLENIVKGGRLSRFQGALSKILNIKVLLTGVEGKVVMLERIHGRKKALHRLLERIAEKLQDAHNCSRRFGISHCQNLADSEFLKEEIKKRFPSSEVIINEMGPTISTYAGPGGLVLSF; encoded by the coding sequence TTGATTCAAATTATCACCGACAGCGCCGCCGACCTGCCGGACGAACTAGTCAAAAAGCATCGCCTGCGGATTGTACCTCTTACCGTCACTATCGACGGGGTAGAATACAGAGAAGGGATAGACATTACGACGGAGGAATTCAATAAAAAAATGGTCTCTTCCAGCACGCTGCCCCAAACCTCCCAACCGGCGGCAGCCAGCTTCGCCAGCGCCTTCCGGGAACTGGCCCCAAAAGGGGAACTCATCTGCATTACCATCTCCTCCAAGCTGAGCGGAACCTATCAGTCCGCTTGCCTGGCCAGGGAGATGTCGGGCTGCGATGTGGCCGTTTTTGACAGCCAGGCGGCAACCCTGGGACAGGGGCTGCAGGTTATCAAAGCGGCCGAACTGGCGGAAAAAAGGCTGTCGCGGGAAAGCATTATTGAAGAGCTGAAGCGCTACAGAAACAACATGAACATTTACATACTCCTCTACACCCTGGAGAATATCGTCAAAGGGGGTAGATTGAGTAGGTTTCAGGGCGCCCTCTCGAAGATTTTGAACATCAAGGTTCTGCTAACAGGAGTAGAAGGGAAGGTAGTTATGCTGGAAAGAATCCATGGGAGAAAGAAGGCCCTGCACCGGCTGCTGGAGAGAATAGCTGAAAAGCTTCAGGACGCGCATAACTGCTCCCGGCGCTTTGGCATTTCCCACTGCCAAAACCTTGCGGACTCCGAATTTCTAAAAGAAGAGATCAAGAAAAGATTTCCTTCCTCCGAGGTCATTATCAATGAAATGGGGCCCACGATCAGCACCTATGCCGGGCCCGGAGGATTGGTTCTCTCCTTTTAA
- a CDS encoding MBL fold metallo-hydrolase — protein sequence MDLIRIQGSTYYLPGPTNSGVYVFENKECLLIDPGINNSRAKRIEEVLTANGLHLKYIINTHAHLDHCGGNIYLKKAYPDCLVCASAKEKIFMENPFLLAVMLYSAKPLRGLERSPRRFPVDVVLKEGSIRLQDQTFEIIPLAGHTWGQIGVITPQRVCFVGDSVFGHGTLDKYSLPYLFDVEESVETLNYLREIEAGSFLIAHDEQGIISREEMASLIARNLANIDKYLQQILKLLDRPLSREDVLKKLVLMNDLKLNLMEYHLLLSTVSAFIKYLNDRGLITYSIEGGNLFYSRF from the coding sequence GTGGATCTCATCAGAATCCAGGGGAGTACATACTACCTTCCGGGTCCTACCAACAGCGGTGTTTATGTCTTCGAGAACAAAGAGTGCCTGCTCATCGATCCCGGAATCAACAACAGCAGGGCAAAGAGGATCGAGGAAGTGCTGACGGCAAACGGCCTGCACTTGAAATACATCATCAACACCCACGCCCACCTTGACCACTGCGGCGGAAATATTTACTTGAAGAAGGCTTATCCCGACTGCCTGGTTTGCGCTTCGGCAAAGGAAAAGATCTTCATGGAAAACCCGTTCCTGCTGGCCGTGATGCTCTATTCGGCCAAACCCCTGCGTGGCCTGGAGCGCAGCCCCCGGCGCTTCCCGGTAGATGTCGTCCTGAAGGAGGGCTCCATCCGGCTTCAGGATCAAACCTTTGAAATAATCCCTCTTGCCGGCCATACCTGGGGGCAGATCGGGGTCATCACTCCCCAGAGGGTTTGTTTTGTCGGGGACTCCGTTTTCGGCCACGGCACCCTCGATAAATACTCCCTCCCCTATCTCTTCGACGTCGAGGAAAGCGTGGAGACCTTAAACTACCTGCGGGAAATCGAAGCCGGCTCTTTTCTGATCGCTCATGACGAACAAGGGATAATTTCCCGGGAGGAAATGGCGTCACTGATTGCCAGAAACCTGGCCAATATAGATAAGTATCTGCAGCAAATCCTCAAGCTTCTCGACCGCCCCTTGAGCAGGGAGGATGTTCTCAAGAAACTGGTGTTAATGAATGACTTAAAGCTGAACCTGATGGAATACCACCTGCTCTTATCAACCGTTTCGGCATTCATAAAGTACCTTAATGACAGGGGTCTGATCACCTATTCGATTGAGGGAGGCAACCTCTTTTATTCCCGATTTTAA
- a CDS encoding HAD-IA family hydrolase yields MPITTVLFDLDGTLIDSIPLIKLSFQHVFEEMEIPWGNGEVLKTIGLPLRDVAAFYAGERAAEFLEIYAEFQRKNQKRLLKPYPGAEETLSNLQKMGCRIGVVTSKRRGPTQDGLSLTGLERYPEVVVTVEDIKRPKPDPDGILVALEILQALPEEAAYIGDSVYDILTGKNAGVTTVAVAWGIASEEELKEKKPDFFVRSWDELNRLCAALLTGERIPAGLD; encoded by the coding sequence GTGCCGATAACAACCGTCCTCTTTGACCTGGACGGCACCCTGATCGATTCCATTCCCCTGATCAAGCTCAGCTTTCAACACGTTTTTGAAGAAATGGAAATTCCTTGGGGGAATGGCGAGGTGCTGAAAACCATCGGCCTCCCTTTAAGGGATGTGGCCGCCTTTTATGCCGGGGAACGGGCGGCGGAATTCCTGGAGATCTATGCCGAATTCCAGCGGAAGAATCAAAAAAGGCTGCTCAAACCCTACCCCGGGGCGGAAGAAACCCTCTCCAACCTGCAAAAAATGGGCTGCCGGATCGGCGTGGTTACATCCAAACGCCGCGGCCCCACCCAGGACGGCCTTTCTCTGACCGGCCTTGAAAGATACCCGGAGGTGGTGGTCACGGTGGAGGATATCAAGCGGCCGAAACCGGACCCGGACGGCATCCTCGTCGCTCTCGAAATCCTGCAGGCGCTTCCTGAAGAAGCCGCCTATATCGGTGACAGCGTCTACGATATCCTGACGGGGAAAAATGCCGGGGTTACCACGGTCGCCGTGGCCTGGGGAATAGCATCTGAAGAAGAGCTCAAAGAGAAGAAACCCGATTTCTTCGTCCGGTCCTGGGATGAATTGAACCGCCTCTGCGCAGCTTTGTTAACAGGCGAGCGAATA